CGCACTCAACGCCGTTCCATTCGTAGCCGCCAGGGTTCCAGAAGATCGATCCGTCCTGAGGTTGCGTGCGCCCTTGAGCGTCGGTCGCGGCAATCCAAATCAAATTCGGCCCCGCCTGGATCGCGACTCTGGCGCGCCACCTCGACCACGCAAACGGCGACTTCGCCAATTCCAACTCCGCGCGCCGCCAGCTCGCGCCTTGATCCGTGGAATACAACACCGCCGTGAGAGCCGCCGCACCATCGTTCCACGCGTAACCCTGCAGGACCGCATCGCCGGTGCGCACTTGCTCGCCATCGGCGTGCGAAGTCACCAGCGTAGCGATCTTCTGCTTCCAGGTCGGCGAACTATTGCCAATGCGAAACGCGTACTTGTCGCCGGGCTTGATCAGATCATGCGGCGTACGATAGCGCTCGGCGTGATGCTCGTTCGAGCTTTCCTCCGCCTCGAACCGCAACCGCGAAAGCCACTTCATCTGCACCGTGCCGTAGTAGCCGGGCAACACAAACCGCACCGGCCCGCCGTGAACGGCCGGCAAGGGTTCGCCATTCATCGTGAGTGCCAGCAGGCCGCGATCCAACGCGTCGTCCAGCGGCACGCTGTGCTCGAAATCCGCCTTGCCAATTGCCGGTGCATCGAATCCTTCAGCGGAGAGATAGCGCGCCATGGCCGATGGCTCAACGCCGAGATGTTTGAGCACCGCCGTGAGTCGCACGCCCGAGAACTTCACGTTGCCAACTCCGCCGCGTCCCCATTGCGTGCCTTCCGTTTTGGCAATGCGCGAAAACATCGAGCGGCCGTTGCCGGAACACTGCAGCACCATCTCGACTTCGGTCATTTCAAGTTCACGCAGCGCCGCGAGGTCGAGCGTGACTGGGCCGCGCATCAGGCCGATGAGTTCGATTTTCCAGTCTCCGGCGCGCGCCGGCGCGATCGTGGCCATGCCGGCGGGATTGGCGTTGTTGCGAACGAAGAGCGTTTCCTTCGGAGTGAGCAGGTGTTGATCCAGCAGCGCGAGCGGAGACTCCAGGACGAGGGGTTCCGCGGTGTGGATGAGCAACTGGTCGCTC
This portion of the Planctomycetia bacterium genome encodes:
- a CDS encoding molybdopterin-dependent oxidoreductase, translated to MPTRRHFLHAATGLGALSWLGSARFSWASPASSDTLVAGKSDQLLIHTAEPLVLESPLALLDQHLLTPKETLFVRNNANPAGMATIAPARAGDWKIELIGLMRGPVTLDLAALRELEMTEVEMVLQCSGNGRSMFSRIAKTEGTQWGRGGVGNVKFSGVRLTAVLKHLGVEPSAMARYLSAEGFDAPAIGKADFEHSVPLDDALDRGLLALTMNGEPLPAVHGGPVRFVLPGYYGTVQMKWLSRLRFEAEESSNEHHAERYRTPHDLIKPGDKYAFRIGNSSPTWKQKIATLVTSHADGEQVRTGDAVLQGYAWNDGAAALTAVLYSTDQGASWRRAELELAKSPFAWSRWRARVAIQAGPNLIWIAATDAQGRTQPQDGSIFWNPGGYEWNGVECVTLFGGV